The Apus apus isolate bApuApu2 chromosome 8, bApuApu2.pri.cur, whole genome shotgun sequence genome has a window encoding:
- the LOC127387798 gene encoding LOW QUALITY PROTEIN: cytochrome P450 2J2-like (The sequence of the model RefSeq protein was modified relative to this genomic sequence to represent the inferred CDS: substituted 1 base at 1 genomic stop codon) codes for MLGIAEFFIALAVCLLILQFLKLQWTRAQLPPGPVPLPIIGNLWLLDFKLRRETLIKLTSIYGNIYTLWMGKTPMVVLNGYKAVKDGIITHSEEVSGRPLTPFYRDMMGEKGIFLTSGHTWKQQRRFGMTILRSLALGKNNLEHQIQTEACHLVDIFANTKGTPFDPHTCIVHAIANIICAVVFGHRFSSEDESFSKLIKAVYFVIYFQATIWGRLYDAFPWLLHHLPGPHQKVFAYSDFMHSLVMKEVKNHERQKAGDPQDLIDFYLAQITKTKDDPTSTFNKDNMVQTVVDLLLGGTETTSTTLLWALLYMVQYPEIQEKVQREIESVLEPSHLISYEDRKKLPYTNAVIHEALRYSNVTSVGVPRQCVKSTTLLGFHIKKGTLVLPNLHSVVYDSEHWATPWKFNPNHFLDSDGNFVNKEAFLPFSAGHRVCLGEHMARVELFIFFTNLLRAFTFQLPEGVKEINLEYILGSILQPHPYKLCAIPRXSATCYSAETSTSQSWPIF; via the exons ATGTTGGGGATTGCTGAGTTTTTTATAGCTCTAGCAGTATGTCTCCTGATTTTGCAGTTCCTGAAGCTGCAATGGACTCGTGCCCAGCTTCCTCCAGGACCAGTTCCCCTTCCCATCATTGGAAATTTGTGGCTTCTGGACTTCAAACTTCGTCGAGAAACTCTCATTAAG TTAACCAGCATCTATGGAAATATCTACACGTTGTGGATGGGAAAAACACCTATGGTTGTACTAAATGGATACAAAGCAGTAAAAGATGGCATCATTACCCATTCTGAGGAAGTTTCTGGAAGACCTCTCACCCCATTCTACAGGGATATGATGGGCGAGAAAG GTATTTTTCTGACCAGTGGGCATACCTGGAAGCAACAGAGACGCTTTGGCATGACAATTTTAAGAAGCCTGGCACTTGGTAAGAACAACTTGGAGCACCAAATTCAAACAGAGGCCTGTCACCTTGTGGACATCTTTGCAAACACAAAAG GCACACCTTTTGACCCCCACACTTGCATTGTCCATGCTATTGCAAATATAATTTGTGCTGTTGTTTTTGGTCATCGCTTCTCCAGTGAGGATGAATCTTTCAGCAAGCTTATcaaagctgtttattttgtgATCTACTTTCAAGCTACCATCTGGGGCAGG CTGTATGATGctttcccatggcttctgcacCATCTCCCAGGACCTCATCAGAAAGTGTTTGCATACAGTGACTTCATGCACAGCTTAGTTATGAAAGAGGTGAAGAACCATGAAAGACAGAAGGCAGGTGATCCACAGGATCTCATTGACTTCTACCTAGCTCAAATAACAAAA ACTAAAGATGACCCTACTTCTACATTTAATAAAGACAACATGGTTCAGACTGTGGTTGATCTTTTGCTGGGAGGAACAGAAACAACAAGTACCACCCTTCTCTGGGCACTGCTCTATATGGTACAATACCCAGAAATACAAG aaaaagtTCAGAGAGAGATAGAGTCTGTTCTGGAACCCTCCCATCTCATCAGCTATGAAGACAGGAAGAAACTGCCCTACACAAACGCTGTGATTCACGAGGCCCTGCGGTACAGCAACGTCACTTCTGTTGGGGTCCCTCGCCAGTGTGTGAAGAGCACAACTTTGCTGGGTTTTCACATTAAAAAG GGCACACTTGTATTGCCAAATCTGCACTCAGTTGTGTATGACTCTGAGCACTGGGCAACCCCTTGGAAgttcaacccaaaccatttccTGGATTCGGATGGCAACTTTGTGAACAAAGAGGCATTCTTACCATTCTCAGCAG GACACCGTGTATGTTTAGGAGAACATATGGCACGAGTTGAGCTGTTCATCTTCTTTACTAATCTCCTTCGGGCATTCACATTCCAGCTCCCTGAGGGAGTGAAGGAAATTAATCTGGAGTACATTTTGGGTTCAATACTGCAGCCACATCCATATAAACTCTGTGCTATTCCACGCTAGTCTGCAACATGCTACAGTGCAGAGACTTCAACCAGTCAATCATGGCCGATATTTTAA